A genomic window from Pseudomonas cavernicola includes:
- a CDS encoding class II aldolase/adducin family protein — MSKPDNMCDVEWQARCELAALYRMVAYFRMTDLIDTHITLRIPGPEHHFLINRYGVIFDRMRASDLVRIDQLGNVVDSAFGERRVNAAGFVIHSAIHMARPDLKCVVHTHTAAGIAVSAQEHGLLPISQHALKFYGKLAYHTYEGIALSLDERERLIDDLGPHKAMILRNHGLLAGGGSVAEAFHEIHFLERACQAQVQALSGGSKLLFPSEDVRQHTAAQFERDEANEIVNLSWQAALTLIQDQRESYCS; from the coding sequence ATGAGCAAGCCCGACAACATGTGCGATGTCGAATGGCAGGCGCGCTGCGAGCTGGCGGCCCTGTATCGAATGGTCGCGTATTTCCGCATGACCGATCTGATCGATACCCATATCACTTTGCGTATTCCTGGACCGGAACATCACTTCCTGATCAACCGTTACGGTGTGATCTTCGATCGGATGAGAGCATCGGACCTGGTGCGGATCGACCAACTCGGCAACGTGGTGGATAGCGCATTTGGCGAGCGCCGGGTGAATGCTGCTGGCTTCGTGATTCATTCTGCGATTCATATGGCTCGTCCTGACCTCAAGTGCGTCGTTCACACCCACACGGCGGCTGGCATTGCGGTATCCGCGCAGGAGCATGGGCTGCTGCCAATCAGCCAGCATGCGCTCAAGTTCTACGGCAAGCTCGCCTACCACACCTATGAGGGTATCGCGCTCTCATTGGATGAGCGTGAGCGCCTGATTGACGATCTTGGTCCGCACAAGGCGATGATTCTCAGAAATCACGGTCTGCTCGCCGGTGGCGGAAGCGTGGCCGAAGCCTTCCACGAAATCCACTTCCTCGAACGAGCTTGCCAGGCCCAGGTCCAGGCCCTGTCAGGTGGTTCGAAGTTGCTGTTCCCCTCCGAGGACGTCCGCCAGCACACCGCTGCGCAATTCGAGCGCGATGAGGCGAATGAGATCGTCAACTTGAGTTGGCAGGCGGCACTGACACTGATTCAGGATCAACGCGAGTCCTACTGCTCATGA
- a CDS encoding MFS transporter, whose product MQRTSNQPRRAAAAAFIGTTIEFYDFYIYATAAALVLGQIFFPSEDPMLSTLAAFGTFAVGFIARPMAGMVFGHLGDRLGRKKMLLFTMFLMGIATTGIGLLPSYATAGIWAPIGLVALRFIQGISVGGEWGGAVLMASEHAPAGRKTFYASFAQLGSPAGLLLALIAFRLATSLEQEDFLEWGWRIPFLASGVLMCVGLVIRFGVQESPEFKEVRENNETAKYPVLEVIRTCWKQILFAAAAVTIGSAGFFFTNTFMITYVTQYQGIARSTILDCLFLVTIIQFISQPCSALLAERIGEGRFLKLVALLCMAVPYPMFLLVGTQNLILMTLGISMAVVTLSALYAVIAGYMSQAFPARLRYSGISIAYQLICAVAGGTTPLIGTLLASKFAGQWLPLAVYFTLLSAVSLIGVCGLARLRGETDATPALAR is encoded by the coding sequence ATGCAACGCACCTCCAATCAGCCGCGGCGAGCCGCGGCTGCGGCCTTCATTGGCACGACCATCGAGTTCTACGACTTCTATATCTACGCGACCGCTGCAGCTCTCGTGCTCGGGCAGATCTTCTTCCCCAGCGAGGATCCCATGCTGAGCACGTTGGCTGCCTTCGGCACCTTTGCCGTCGGGTTCATCGCTCGTCCCATGGCCGGGATGGTCTTTGGGCATCTGGGCGATCGCCTGGGCCGCAAGAAGATGCTGCTCTTCACCATGTTTCTCATGGGGATAGCGACAACCGGTATTGGCCTGCTACCAAGTTATGCCACAGCTGGAATCTGGGCCCCTATCGGGTTGGTTGCCCTCCGCTTCATTCAGGGCATCTCCGTGGGTGGCGAGTGGGGCGGCGCCGTGTTGATGGCCAGCGAGCACGCTCCGGCCGGGCGCAAAACCTTCTATGCGTCCTTCGCCCAACTGGGTAGCCCTGCCGGGTTGCTACTGGCATTGATTGCCTTTCGCCTGGCGACCTCGCTGGAGCAGGAAGACTTCCTGGAGTGGGGCTGGCGTATTCCCTTCCTGGCCAGTGGCGTTCTGATGTGCGTCGGCTTGGTGATTCGCTTTGGTGTACAGGAATCGCCCGAATTCAAGGAAGTGCGAGAGAACAACGAGACGGCCAAGTACCCGGTTCTGGAAGTCATCCGCACCTGCTGGAAACAGATATTGTTTGCTGCGGCGGCAGTCACCATTGGCTCTGCAGGCTTTTTCTTCACCAATACTTTCATGATCACCTACGTGACCCAGTATCAGGGGATCGCTCGCTCGACCATTCTCGACTGCCTCTTTCTGGTCACCATCATTCAGTTCATATCCCAACCCTGCTCGGCATTGCTCGCCGAGCGAATCGGTGAAGGGCGGTTCCTCAAGCTGGTGGCCCTGCTGTGCATGGCCGTGCCCTATCCGATGTTCCTGTTGGTTGGAACGCAGAACCTCATTCTAATGACCCTGGGAATCTCCATGGCAGTGGTGACCCTTTCTGCTCTGTACGCGGTGATCGCGGGCTACATGTCCCAGGCATTCCCGGCACGTCTGCGCTATTCGGGTATCTCGATCGCCTATCAATTGATTTGCGCAGTGGCAGGGGGTACGACCCCACTGATCGGGACGCTGTTGGCCAGCAAATTCGCTGGGCAATGGCTCCCATTGGCCGTGTACTTCACGCTTCTTTCCGCCGTATCCCTGATTGGGGTCTGTGGTCTCGCCCGCCTGCGTGGCGAGACCGATGCGACCCCAGCTCTCGCTCGTTAA
- a CDS encoding LysR family transcriptional regulator: MSIPPSQSDSLVNRWEGRRFLNDRLDWNLLRTYLVIGQEGSISRAAARLHITQSAVSQALKRLEEQLDCALILRRGPRFDLTIAGEEVLRIATDIYGDISRISAAVEDRHDGVVGKVRLLSISRVQSLLYEEFLAEFHQDHPRVELEIEVMRSSDIISSLLQKTATAGLGLCRIPQAKLEQRQLLRQRYAFFCGKRHRFFGRSDIALELLQSEDFVTFTSDQIGGNLSPLAVFRDQQGFTGRIVASSSSFEEIRRLVCAGFGIGCLPEHVLSNDIDEGLLWRLPPAEGIVDVDIYLLWNREQKTTIAENVFLESFQHKLATSESN; this comes from the coding sequence ATGTCCATCCCGCCGTCGCAATCTGACTCATTGGTCAACAGGTGGGAGGGGCGACGCTTTCTGAACGATCGGCTGGACTGGAACCTGCTGCGCACCTATCTCGTCATTGGCCAAGAGGGCAGCATCAGTCGTGCGGCTGCGCGTCTGCACATCACTCAGTCCGCTGTGAGCCAAGCCCTCAAGCGCTTGGAGGAGCAGCTCGATTGCGCGTTAATACTGCGGCGTGGCCCAAGGTTCGACCTGACAATTGCGGGCGAAGAGGTACTGCGCATCGCGACTGATATCTATGGCGATATTTCGCGGATAAGTGCCGCTGTTGAAGATCGACACGATGGGGTAGTTGGCAAGGTGAGGTTACTCAGCATCAGCCGAGTCCAGTCCCTGTTGTATGAGGAGTTCCTCGCTGAGTTTCACCAGGACCACCCGCGTGTCGAGTTGGAGATCGAGGTAATGCGAAGCTCCGACATCATCAGCTCACTACTTCAAAAGACGGCAACAGCCGGACTGGGCCTGTGCCGTATTCCCCAAGCTAAATTGGAGCAGCGGCAATTATTACGTCAGAGGTATGCATTCTTCTGCGGGAAGCGTCATCGTTTCTTTGGGCGGAGTGACATAGCGCTCGAGTTGTTACAGAGTGAGGACTTCGTGACTTTTACAAGCGACCAGATTGGAGGAAATCTTTCCCCTCTGGCGGTCTTCCGCGACCAGCAAGGCTTCACCGGCAGAATCGTTGCCTCTTCATCCAGCTTTGAGGAGATTCGCCGTCTGGTTTGTGCAGGATTCGGCATTGGCTGTCTGCCAGAGCATGTGCTGAGTAATGACATTGACGAAGGCTTATTGTGGCGCCTCCCCCCTGCTGAAGGCATTGTGGACGTGGATATTTATCTCCTGTGGAACCGTGAGCAGAAGACGACCATCGCTGAAAACGTGTTCCTCGAAAGCTTTCAGCACAAACTGGCGACTAGCGAGAGCAATTAA
- a CDS encoding glycoside hydrolase family 70 protein — MHISVSRRLSVSLLSIAIAGLVSGTATAAPPAGTIEQVPDGNGGVKWRKAQIGDPDEDPSQRERRKKLLGIQSITTGPDGVKVEVGNYRGKVRQAEQGDVFVSGDKLDGHVILQAFALYQPNDNATYWALAENAGRLAQWGITDVWSPPPYRAASDSKYGEGYAIADRYDLGAYGKGPTKYGTADELRTAIGALHDQGIRVQVDVVPNQIIGLAGRQVLPVTATDMYGTPNNPAIDHQLYAAYSKGTAPGQTEHGLIKEWDNTYFNGTSPQNQGLSRVLTDAAQVPWRYFGPNDSRNYLPEWLAASDAARYGKINTVDGYLTADSWYAIENASSGSDAVYGPVLLHYAEPRSGVVNESFLDFARNNGLAGTDYEVRATIIAGLKMTPNPIGPLVDAYLAKQPGYSAGSEVGINTLRFDGPGNDASHIGQNLIDFEFLVGNDLDTTRVEVREEQANWQRYLLDFGFDGFRIDAASHINMQVLRDETEQRLKYFAGDDVNNHLSYIESYVASQVDFQQSNKFGQLVMDAGPFSGFLFSFGRDWAPLRYAFTASLVDRVNRAAAMPNWSFVNNHDQEHNILAGIPLTAEEAGGTQPGSQPYELRQFAKYDEDRNSVQKQWAPYNVPASYAILLTTKDTVPTVFYGDLFSSTQPYMSTPTPYHDDIVNLLTMRKHFAKGEQVIRFENSNTGTNGEDLVTNVRLGNDRTSGVAVVAGNDPALDTTITIDMGPKHRNQWFVDAMSYHPERLRTDKNGVLTVQVQGTQNVDVRGYLAAWVPDVAARD; from the coding sequence ATGCACATATCAGTAAGTCGACGTTTATCTGTTTCCCTGCTCAGCATCGCGATAGCAGGCCTGGTGTCAGGAACTGCGACTGCAGCACCGCCCGCGGGCACTATTGAGCAGGTGCCCGATGGCAACGGCGGTGTGAAGTGGCGTAAGGCGCAGATCGGCGACCCGGACGAGGATCCCAGCCAGCGTGAGCGCAGGAAGAAGCTCCTGGGTATCCAGTCGATCACCACAGGCCCGGACGGCGTCAAAGTCGAGGTGGGCAACTACAGAGGCAAGGTCCGGCAGGCCGAGCAGGGTGATGTTTTCGTCTCCGGCGATAAGCTCGATGGGCATGTCATCCTCCAGGCATTCGCGCTCTATCAACCGAACGACAACGCAACCTACTGGGCCTTGGCCGAGAATGCCGGGCGACTTGCGCAGTGGGGAATCACGGACGTCTGGTCGCCCCCGCCCTACCGCGCCGCTTCCGATTCGAAGTACGGTGAGGGGTACGCTATCGCAGACCGTTACGACCTCGGCGCCTACGGCAAGGGCCCGACCAAGTATGGGACCGCTGACGAGCTGAGGACGGCCATCGGTGCCCTGCACGACCAAGGCATCCGCGTCCAGGTCGACGTCGTCCCGAACCAGATCATCGGGTTGGCCGGCCGGCAGGTGCTCCCCGTGACGGCAACCGATATGTACGGCACTCCGAACAATCCCGCCATCGACCACCAGCTCTACGCCGCCTACAGCAAGGGCACCGCACCGGGGCAGACCGAGCACGGTTTGATCAAGGAGTGGGACAACACCTACTTCAACGGCACCTCGCCGCAGAACCAGGGACTCTCCCGCGTGCTCACCGATGCGGCTCAGGTGCCGTGGCGGTACTTCGGCCCGAATGATTCCCGCAACTACCTCCCCGAGTGGCTCGCCGCCAGCGACGCAGCCCGGTACGGCAAGATCAACACCGTCGACGGCTACCTGACCGCCGACAGCTGGTACGCGATCGAGAACGCGAGCAGCGGATCCGATGCGGTGTACGGCCCTGTCCTCCTCCACTACGCCGAGCCACGCTCCGGTGTCGTCAATGAGAGCTTTCTCGACTTTGCGCGCAACAATGGGCTCGCCGGAACCGACTATGAGGTGCGTGCCACTATCATCGCCGGCTTGAAGATGACGCCAAACCCCATCGGCCCACTGGTGGATGCCTACCTGGCCAAGCAACCTGGATACTCAGCAGGCTCCGAAGTCGGTATCAATACCCTGCGATTCGACGGTCCCGGCAACGACGCCTCGCATATCGGGCAGAACCTGATCGATTTCGAGTTCCTCGTGGGCAACGACCTCGACACCACCCGCGTCGAAGTGCGTGAGGAACAGGCGAACTGGCAACGCTACCTGCTCGACTTCGGCTTCGACGGATTCCGCATCGACGCCGCTTCCCACATCAACATGCAGGTGTTGCGCGACGAAACGGAGCAACGGCTGAAGTACTTCGCCGGCGACGACGTCAACAACCACTTGAGCTACATCGAGTCCTACGTGGCGTCGCAGGTCGACTTTCAGCAGTCGAACAAGTTCGGCCAGCTGGTGATGGATGCGGGCCCCTTCTCGGGTTTCCTCTTCTCCTTCGGGCGCGATTGGGCCCCCTTGCGCTACGCCTTCACGGCATCGCTCGTCGACCGCGTCAATCGCGCCGCAGCTATGCCCAACTGGTCGTTCGTGAACAACCATGACCAGGAGCACAACATCCTCGCAGGTATTCCCCTGACGGCGGAGGAAGCCGGTGGCACGCAGCCGGGCTCGCAGCCCTACGAGTTGCGGCAGTTCGCCAAGTACGATGAGGATCGCAATAGCGTCCAGAAGCAATGGGCCCCCTACAACGTCCCTGCCTCGTACGCGATCCTCCTGACAACCAAGGACACCGTGCCGACCGTCTTCTATGGCGACCTGTTCTCGTCCACGCAGCCGTACATGTCGACGCCGACGCCGTACCACGACGACATCGTGAACCTCCTCACGATGCGCAAGCACTTCGCCAAGGGCGAGCAGGTAATCCGCTTCGAGAACAGCAACACCGGCACCAACGGTGAAGACCTCGTCACGAACGTGCGCCTCGGCAACGACCGCACAAGCGGTGTGGCCGTGGTCGCCGGCAATGACCCGGCGCTGGATACGACGATCACCATCGACATGGGGCCCAAGCACCGCAACCAGTGGTTCGTCGATGCCATGAGTTACCACCCCGAGCGGCTCAGGACGGACAAGAACGGTGTCCTCACGGTCCAAGTCCAAGGCACGCAGAACGTGGACGTGAGGGGTTACCTAGCCGCGTGGGTTCCAGACGTGGCGGCGAGGGACTGA
- a CDS encoding DUF6527 family protein, translating into MFRQDQDGALPIRAGWGWNGNADRPTFTPSILVNQGRACPEAHVGHLFVTDGRIQLPPRSRRPDR; encoded by the coding sequence ATGTTTCGCCAGGATCAGGATGGCGCGCTGCCGATCAGGGCCGGTTGGGGATGGAACGGCAACGCTGATCGTCCGACGTTTACCCCCTCTATTCTGGTCAACCAAGGTCGCGCCTGCCCTGAAGCCCATGTCGGCCACTTGTTCGTTACCGATGGCCGTATCCAGTTGCCCCCACGCTCTCGCCGGCCAGACCGTTGA
- a CDS encoding HD domain-containing phosphohydrolase: MNHRNAAARALSKILERLGESSINCTARESLGRVGQIGARPPLDVGTQGILCVRALPGATPPVLQVLGATGTFAELAKRDCLDQSDPVYLPMLQAINAQHSLYEHPNEVLYIPTQANHELVLYFTPPWPLAEVDKDLLEVFCSRIAAAFDNLHYHMQMARAQEATVVALADLAEYHDSDTGEHVLRVQRWTTRIARRMAERGDYPEELTPRFLELVGTASILHDVGKVATPDNVLFKPGQHDPAQQQVMRQHAAIGAAILQRAAQMVEGQSYLSIGAEIAGGHHEHVDGNGYPQGRRGKQIPLSARIVAVVDVFDALVNRRPYKEPWPLPTALAYIRERIGKQFDQKVVEAFLEVVAEEYPDA; encoded by the coding sequence GTGAACCATCGAAACGCAGCCGCCAGGGCTTTGAGCAAGATCCTCGAACGGCTCGGCGAATCCTCTATCAATTGCACCGCGCGCGAATCCCTCGGGCGTGTGGGGCAGATCGGTGCGCGGCCTCCGCTCGATGTCGGGACGCAGGGCATCCTCTGCGTACGCGCACTGCCCGGCGCGACGCCACCGGTGCTGCAGGTGCTGGGCGCCACCGGCACTTTCGCCGAGCTGGCGAAACGCGACTGCCTGGACCAGAGCGATCCCGTCTACCTGCCGATGCTGCAGGCCATCAACGCGCAACACAGCCTCTATGAGCATCCGAACGAGGTGCTCTATATCCCGACCCAGGCCAACCACGAATTGGTGCTCTATTTCACCCCGCCCTGGCCGCTGGCGGAGGTGGACAAGGATTTGCTGGAGGTGTTCTGCAGCCGCATCGCGGCCGCCTTCGATAATCTGCACTACCACATGCAAATGGCGCGGGCGCAGGAGGCCACGGTGGTGGCGCTGGCGGACCTGGCCGAGTACCACGACAGCGACACCGGCGAGCACGTGCTGCGCGTGCAGCGCTGGACCACGCGGATTGCCCGGCGCATGGCGGAGCGCGGGGATTACCCGGAGGAACTGACGCCGCGCTTCCTGGAGTTGGTCGGCACGGCCAGCATCCTGCACGACGTCGGCAAGGTCGCCACGCCGGACAACGTCCTGTTCAAGCCCGGCCAACACGACCCGGCGCAGCAGCAGGTGATGCGCCAGCATGCCGCCATCGGCGCCGCTATCCTGCAACGGGCGGCGCAGATGGTGGAGGGGCAAAGCTATCTGTCGATCGGCGCCGAGATCGCCGGTGGGCACCACGAGCACGTCGACGGCAACGGTTACCCGCAAGGCCGCCGTGGCAAGCAGATCCCTCTGTCGGCGCGCATAGTGGCGGTGGTGGATGTGTTCGATGCGTTGGTGAACCGGCGACCCTATAAGGAGCCTTGGCCGCTGCCGACGGCCCTGGCCTATATCCGCGAGCGCATCGGCAAGCAGTTCGACCAGAAAGTGGTGGAGGCCTTCCTCGAGGTGGTCGCCGAGGAGTATCCGGATGCTTAG
- a CDS encoding universal stress protein produces MSQYQRLFLISDPAMRHSAALQRAVALAGISGAALHIAAFVEASGTLGLPGMSEHARENYLQEHQKWLKDEAEQLRAQGINVTTEVASVNNVLQEILLHVTEMQPDLLIKDVQREPALKRAFITPLDSHLLRECPVPVHLVSEVRCPLPRVVVAAVDPSQPEMQTSGLNDRIIEAANGLALQCDAELHLLHAYDQSQTHLADAGAGAVTLPGFASDVRRSLHKSFITLAERYGVPPERQHFILGLPVKVIADFAAHNQADVIVMGSMHRKGLDKLIGSTTEHLLYHVPCSILAIKPQVAGL; encoded by the coding sequence ATGAGCCAATATCAACGACTGTTCCTTATCTCCGATCCAGCCATGCGCCACTCTGCGGCGCTGCAACGGGCTGTTGCCCTGGCCGGGATCAGCGGTGCAGCGCTGCATATCGCGGCGTTCGTCGAAGCCTCCGGCACCCTGGGATTGCCGGGCATGAGTGAGCACGCTCGCGAAAACTATCTGCAAGAGCATCAAAAGTGGTTGAAGGATGAAGCCGAACAGCTGCGCGCGCAGGGCATCAACGTGACCACAGAGGTGGCCTCGGTTAACAACGTGCTGCAGGAAATACTTCTTCATGTGACGGAAATGCAGCCGGACCTGCTGATCAAGGACGTGCAGCGCGAGCCGGCGCTCAAGCGCGCGTTCATTACCCCGCTGGATTCGCACCTGCTGCGCGAGTGCCCGGTGCCTGTGCATCTGGTCAGCGAGGTCAGGTGCCCGCTACCACGCGTGGTGGTTGCGGCAGTTGATCCATCGCAGCCAGAGATGCAGACCTCGGGTCTCAACGACCGCATCATCGAGGCTGCGAACGGGCTGGCCCTGCAATGCGATGCCGAGTTGCACTTGCTGCATGCCTACGATCAATCGCAGACACACCTCGCCGACGCGGGTGCTGGCGCGGTGACCTTGCCGGGCTTTGCCAGTGACGTACGCCGTTCGCTGCATAAGTCTTTCATCACGCTGGCTGAGCGCTACGGTGTACCACCTGAGCGTCAGCATTTCATCTTGGGGCTGCCGGTCAAGGTTATCGCCGATTTCGCCGCCCACAACCAGGCCGATGTGATTGTGATGGGGAGCATGCACCGCAAGGGGCTGGACAAACTGATCGGCAGTACCACGGAGCATCTCCTGTACCACGTGCCTTGCAGCATTCTGGCGATCAAACCGCAGGTTGCAGGTCTATGA